From a region of the Tateyamaria omphalii genome:
- a CDS encoding MATE family efflux transporter encodes MEATAPPAPLSHRRVLKIAVPIVLSNATVPILGAVDVGVVGQMGEAAPIGAVAMGAIILTTMYWIFGFLRMGTVSLVGQAAGAGDEDEVSAWLTRALLVAGVGGAALILLQIPIFWAAFQLSPASAEVESLTRDYLFIRIWTAPAAIAVYALTGWLVAMERTGGVFWVQLVMNGVNIILNFVFVLGLGWGVPGVAIATVIAEVIGAGLGLWFCRAAFARAAWREWPRVLRRAQLIKMALLNTDILLRSLMLMIIFSSFVFLGARFGDVTLAANEVLIQFMYITAYAMDGFAFAAETLIARAYGRRDPGRVRRSAIMTSIWGMVVCGSTALAFLLAGPWLIDVMAKDAQVQAEAREYLLYMVAAPLLGCAAWMLDGIFIGAGRGRDMRNMMAISFVMYWLAVLALLPLMGNHGLWAALLISFVARGVTLGVRYPALERAAG; translated from the coding sequence ATGGAGGCGACCGCCCCACCGGCGCCGCTGAGCCACCGGCGCGTGCTGAAGATCGCGGTGCCCATCGTGCTGTCAAACGCCACAGTGCCGATCCTGGGGGCCGTGGATGTGGGCGTTGTGGGCCAGATGGGAGAGGCGGCACCCATCGGGGCCGTGGCCATGGGCGCCATCATCCTGACCACGATGTACTGGATCTTTGGCTTTCTGCGCATGGGCACGGTCAGCCTGGTGGGTCAGGCGGCAGGCGCAGGGGACGAGGACGAGGTGTCGGCCTGGCTGACCCGCGCGCTGCTGGTGGCGGGCGTCGGGGGCGCCGCGCTGATCCTGCTGCAAATCCCGATCTTCTGGGCCGCGTTCCAGCTGTCGCCCGCCAGTGCCGAGGTCGAAAGCCTGACCCGCGACTACCTGTTCATCCGCATCTGGACCGCGCCCGCGGCCATCGCCGTCTACGCACTCACGGGCTGGCTGGTCGCGATGGAGCGGACGGGCGGCGTGTTCTGGGTCCAGCTGGTGATGAACGGCGTGAACATCATCCTCAACTTCGTCTTTGTGCTGGGCCTTGGCTGGGGCGTGCCCGGCGTGGCAATTGCGACGGTCATTGCCGAGGTGATCGGCGCTGGCCTTGGCCTGTGGTTCTGCCGTGCCGCCTTTGCCCGTGCAGCCTGGCGCGAGTGGCCGCGCGTGCTGCGCCGGGCACAGCTGATCAAGATGGCGCTTCTCAACACCGACATCCTGCTGCGCTCGCTGATGCTGATGATCATCTTTTCCAGCTTCGTCTTTCTGGGTGCGCGCTTTGGCGATGTGACATTGGCGGCAAACGAGGTGCTGATCCAGTTCATGTATATCACGGCCTATGCCATGGACGGCTTTGCCTTTGCGGCTGAAACGCTGATCGCGCGGGCCTATGGCCGCCGCGATCCGGGCCGGGTGCGCCGATCGGCCATCATGACCAGCATCTGGGGGATGGTGGTGTGCGGGTCGACCGCGCTGGCGTTCCTGCTGGCGGGGCCATGGCTGATCGACGTGATGGCCAAGGACGCGCAGGTGCAGGCGGAGGCACGGGAGTATCTGCTGTATATGGTCGCCGCACCCCTACTGGGCTGCGCCGCCTGGATGCTCGACGGTATCTTCATTGGCGCAGGCCGTGGGCGCGACATGCGCAACATGATGGCGATTTCGTTTGTGATGTATTGGCTGGCGGTGCTGGCGCTGTTGCCATTGATGGGCAATCACGGGCTTTGGGCCGCGCTCCTCATTTCATTCGTCGCGCGTGGGGTGACGTTGGGGGTGCGGTATCCGGCCTTGGAGCGAGCGGCGGGGTGA
- a CDS encoding quinone-dependent dihydroorotate dehydrogenase, which translates to MKQALEQIGTRALRRLDPETAHGLALKALHTPLASLPGPVTSDRLRTTLAGMDLPNPVGLAAGFDKNATAIAPLSRAGFGWIEVGAATPLPQPGNPKPRLFRLAEDAAAINRFGFNNDGMEAIAARLAKRPKGVPVGLNLGANKDSANRAEDFAKVLQHCAPHIDFATVNVSSPNTEKLRDLQGPMALAALLDGVMQVRGDIPVFLKIAPDLTDQDLADIAKVAEDARVAAIIATNTTLDREGLRSAHAREKGGLSGAPLFEKSTRVLAKLHGLTQTPLVGVGGISNARDAYAKIRAGASAVQLYTGLVYGGLSLAARIAEGLDEHLRQDGLQSVSEAVGTETRDWL; encoded by the coding sequence ATGAAACAGGCGCTGGAACAGATCGGCACGCGGGCGCTGCGCAGGCTGGACCCCGAAACGGCGCACGGACTGGCGCTCAAGGCGCTGCACACACCGCTGGCATCCCTGCCCGGCCCCGTCACCAGCGACCGGTTGCGCACGACGCTGGCGGGCATGGACCTGCCCAATCCCGTGGGCCTCGCCGCGGGGTTCGACAAGAATGCCACGGCCATCGCCCCCCTCAGCCGCGCAGGCTTTGGCTGGATCGAGGTGGGGGCGGCCACCCCCCTGCCCCAACCCGGCAATCCCAAGCCGCGCCTTTTCCGGCTGGCCGAGGACGCCGCAGCCATCAACCGCTTTGGCTTCAACAATGATGGGATGGAGGCGATTGCCGCTCGTCTGGCAAAACGCCCCAAAGGCGTGCCCGTTGGTCTGAACCTCGGCGCCAACAAGGACAGTGCCAACCGGGCCGAAGACTTTGCAAAGGTGCTGCAGCACTGTGCGCCGCATATCGACTTTGCCACGGTCAACGTCTCAAGCCCCAACACCGAAAAGCTGCGGGACCTGCAGGGGCCGATGGCGCTGGCCGCCCTGCTTGACGGGGTGATGCAGGTGCGCGGGGATATCCCCGTGTTCCTCAAAATCGCGCCGGACCTCACGGATCAGGACCTCGCCGACATCGCCAAGGTGGCGGAGGACGCGCGGGTGGCCGCCATCATCGCCACCAACACGACGCTGGATCGGGAGGGGCTGCGCAGCGCGCATGCGCGGGAAAAGGGTGGCCTTTCCGGCGCGCCGCTCTTTGAAAAATCCACCCGCGTGCTGGCGAAACTGCACGGCCTGACGCAAACACCCCTTGTCGGGGTTGGCGGCATTTCGAACGCGCGCGACGCTTATGCCAAGATCCGCGCGGGGGCCTCGGCTGTCCAGCTTTACACCGGGCTTGTCTATGGTGGGCTCAGCCTTGCTGCGCGCATCGCGGAAGGATTGGATGAGCACCTGCGACAGGACGGCTTGCAATCGGTCTCCGAAGCGGTCGGCACAGAAACAAGGGACTGGCTGTAG
- a CDS encoding DUF1330 domain-containing protein, producing the protein MTHIDPTRDQFDAFKGLRRDTPIEMLNLVRFNDLANYPGDHELARDGLTGTQAYALYGKHSGPVLAKVGGTILWRGGFETALIGPADEAWDAMFIARYPNSAAFLAMVTDPDYKRAVVHRQAAVKTSRLIRCRPADGGATFG; encoded by the coding sequence ATGACTCATATCGACCCGACCCGCGATCAGTTCGACGCGTTCAAGGGCCTGCGCCGCGACACGCCTATCGAGATGCTGAACCTCGTCCGGTTCAACGATCTGGCAAACTATCCCGGCGATCACGAACTGGCCCGCGACGGGCTGACGGGCACGCAGGCCTATGCGCTTTATGGCAAGCACTCCGGCCCCGTGCTGGCAAAGGTCGGGGGCACTATCCTATGGCGCGGCGGGTTTGAAACCGCACTGATCGGCCCGGCGGATGAGGCATGGGATGCCATGTTCATTGCCCGCTACCCCAATTCCGCAGCCTTTCTGGCGATGGTCACCGACCCAGACTACAAACGCGCGGTGGTCCACCGGCAGGCGGCGGTCAAGACCTCGCGCCTGATCCGATGCAGGCCCGCGGATGGGGGCGCGACCTTCGGATGA
- a CDS encoding DUF952 domain-containing protein: MLIYKIFRAPEWAALRENGTTPGAPIDVQDGYVHFSTAPQAAETAAKHFAGEDDLFLIAVDADALGDDLKWEVSRGGADFPHLYREMRLSDVHWAQPLPLEDGVHQFPAGAGFDA, encoded by the coding sequence ATGCTGATTTACAAGATTTTCCGCGCCCCGGAATGGGCGGCCCTGCGCGAAAACGGCACCACGCCGGGCGCACCGATTGATGTGCAGGACGGGTATGTCCACTTTTCCACCGCTCCGCAGGCGGCAGAGACGGCGGCCAAGCATTTTGCGGGCGAGGACGACCTGTTCCTGATCGCGGTCGATGCGGATGCGCTTGGCGATGACCTGAAATGGGAGGTGTCGCGCGGCGGTGCGGACTTCCCGCATCTCTACCGCGAGATGCGCCTGTCTGACGTCCATTGGGCCCAGCCGCTGCCGCTGGAAGACGGTGTGCATCAGTTCCCCGCCGGTGCCGGGTTCGACGCATGA
- a CDS encoding bifunctional metallophosphatase/5'-nucleotidase: protein MTRFLMGTAALALSAGMASADYTLHILHTNDMHSRIESINRFDSTCNAEGEAEGECFGGVARVKSAIDAKKASLDNQNVVVLDAGDPFQGSLFYTTYKGAAEAEFMEKIGYDAMAVGNHEFDDGPPKLAEFIDAVSFPVISGNLDLSAEDTLSGKVENHVVLEVGGKKIGIVSALATDTVETSSPGPNVVFQDEIEALQADVATLQGEGVDIIIALNHVGLNKDLAIAEAVDGIDVVIGGHSHTLMSNDDAETPAYPTMVGDAAVAQAYAYTKYLGHLTVTFDDDGNVTAASGDPMLLDASVEPDADFLARIAEMGAPIEEMKTRVVAEAAEAIEGDRSVCRAMECPMGSLIADAMLDRVADQGIEIAIQNGGGIRASIDAGEITMGEVLTVLPFQNTLSTFQVPGSAIVAALENGVGQIEDGAGRFPQVAGMSFAFDVSKPAGERVSDVMVGGAPIEMDKVYGVVSNNYVRNGGDGYAMFVDAENAYDFGPDLADVTAEYLAAQGPFTPYTDGRITAK, encoded by the coding sequence ATGACCCGATTTTTGATGGGCACGGCCGCCCTGGCGCTGAGCGCTGGCATGGCATCCGCCGACTACACGCTGCACATTCTGCACACCAACGACATGCACAGCCGCATTGAATCGATCAACCGCTTCGATTCGACCTGCAATGCCGAGGGCGAGGCCGAAGGCGAATGCTTTGGCGGTGTGGCGCGGGTCAAATCGGCCATCGACGCCAAGAAGGCCAGCCTGGACAACCAGAACGTTGTTGTTCTGGACGCAGGCGACCCGTTCCAGGGCTCGCTCTTCTACACCACGTACAAGGGTGCGGCAGAGGCCGAGTTCATGGAAAAGATCGGCTATGACGCCATGGCCGTCGGCAACCACGAATTCGACGATGGCCCGCCAAAACTGGCCGAGTTCATCGACGCGGTGAGCTTTCCCGTGATCTCTGGCAACCTTGACCTGTCGGCCGAGGACACGCTGAGCGGCAAGGTCGAAAACCACGTCGTGCTCGAGGTGGGCGGCAAGAAGATCGGCATCGTCTCGGCGCTCGCCACCGACACGGTCGAAACCTCCTCGCCCGGTCCCAACGTCGTATTCCAGGACGAGATCGAGGCGCTGCAGGCTGACGTCGCCACGCTGCAAGGCGAAGGAGTGGACATCATCATCGCGCTGAACCACGTGGGCCTGAACAAGGATCTAGCCATTGCCGAGGCCGTAGACGGCATCGACGTGGTGATCGGCGGGCACAGCCACACGCTGATGTCCAATGACGACGCCGAAACACCGGCATACCCCACCATGGTGGGCGATGCGGCGGTCGCGCAGGCCTATGCCTATACCAAGTATCTCGGCCACCTGACTGTCACTTTTGACGATGACGGCAACGTAACGGCGGCCTCGGGCGATCCGATGCTGCTCGATGCCTCGGTCGAGCCCGATGCCGACTTCCTCGCCCGCATCGCCGAAATGGGCGCACCGATCGAAGAGATGAAAACACGCGTCGTCGCCGAAGCCGCCGAAGCCATCGAAGGCGACCGCTCGGTGTGCCGCGCGATGGAATGCCCCATGGGGTCGCTCATCGCCGACGCGATGCTCGACCGGGTGGCCGATCAGGGGATCGAGATCGCGATCCAGAACGGCGGTGGCATCCGCGCCTCAATTGACGCGGGCGAAATCACGATGGGCGAAGTGCTGACGGTGCTGCCCTTCCAGAACACGCTGTCCACCTTCCAGGTGCCCGGCTCGGCCATTGTCGCCGCGCTTGAAAACGGCGTGGGCCAGATCGAAGACGGCGCGGGCCGCTTCCCGCAGGTTGCGGGCATGAGCTTTGCCTTTGACGTGTCAAAGCCCGCAGGCGAGCGCGTCAGCGACGTCATGGTCGGCGGCGCGCCCATCGAGATGGACAAGGTCTATGGCGTGGTCAGCAACAACTACGTGCGCAATGGTGGCGACGGCTACGCGATGTTCGTGGATGCCGAAAACGCCTATGACTTCGGACCGGACCTGGCGGACGTGACGGCAGAGTACCTGGCCGCGCAGGGGCCGTTCACGCCCTATACCGACGGTCGGATCACGGCGAAGTAA
- a CDS encoding SOS response-associated peptidase translates to MCGRFSITLPPDAMAQLFDAVPANDVPDVPNYNVCPTNPVHAVTSVDGQRRLAPMRWGFIPHWYKKPNDGPLLINARAETIADKPAFRMACRERRAVIVASGFYEWTRQGDARLPWYITRSNGAPLAFAAVWQEWHAPGAQEDRQPTAAIVTTGANAPMSTIHHRMPVILEPDDIALWLGEQGKGAATLMRAAPEDALTWHRVSTTVNSNRASGRELTEPIED, encoded by the coding sequence ATGTGTGGACGATTTTCCATAACCCTGCCGCCCGATGCCATGGCGCAGCTGTTTGATGCCGTACCGGCAAACGATGTGCCGGATGTGCCGAATTACAACGTCTGCCCGACCAACCCGGTACATGCGGTCACGTCCGTTGACGGGCAGCGGCGGCTGGCGCCGATGCGTTGGGGGTTCATTCCGCACTGGTACAAGAAACCGAACGACGGCCCGCTCTTGATCAACGCGCGCGCCGAAACGATTGCCGACAAGCCCGCCTTTCGCATGGCCTGCCGTGAACGGCGGGCGGTGATCGTCGCGTCGGGTTTTTACGAATGGACGCGGCAGGGCGACGCGCGCCTGCCGTGGTACATCACGCGCAGCAATGGCGCGCCGCTGGCCTTTGCTGCCGTCTGGCAGGAGTGGCACGCACCCGGCGCACAAGAGGACCGGCAACCGACAGCCGCCATTGTGACGACCGGGGCCAACGCGCCCATGTCCACCATCCACCACCGCATGCCGGTGATCCTGGAACCGGACGACATTGCCTTGTGGTTGGGCGAACAGGGAAAAGGGGCCGCCACGCTGATGCGGGCCGCCCCGGAGGATGCCTTGACCTGGCACCGTGTGTCGACAACGGTCAATTCCAACCGGGCGTCGGGCCGCGAACTCACCGAACCTATCGAGGATTAA
- a CDS encoding cupredoxin domain-containing protein produces MQRMMQIGAVLATLTTATAVSAAEHEILILPDAYFPSILYIDDGDTVIFVNLTESDHNIVAKNGKWAVGPIGPNSTHSMVVEKGTQTTFYDADVVSEEDGTFLVEGKMSFGEAPLD; encoded by the coding sequence ATGCAGCGCATGATGCAAATTGGGGCCGTTCTGGCCACGCTGACCACGGCGACCGCCGTGTCCGCAGCCGAACACGAGATCCTGATCCTGCCGGACGCCTATTTCCCGTCCATCCTGTATATCGACGACGGCGACACCGTGATCTTCGTCAACCTGACCGAAAGCGACCATAATATCGTTGCCAAGAACGGCAAATGGGCTGTCGGACCGATCGGCCCCAATTCCACGCACTCGATGGTCGTCGAAAAGGGCACTCAGACCACTTTCTATGACGCGGATGTGGTGTCGGAAGAGGACGGCACCTTTCTGGTCGAAGGCAAGATGAGCTTTGGCGAGGCGCCGCTAGATTAA
- a CDS encoding acyl-CoA dehydrogenase: MNIETKILKAKDAPDLGSFDWADPLRLADQLQEDERMIQASAHAYAQEKLAPRVISAFADETTDPDIFREMGDMGLLGVTLPEEYGGLGGSYVSYGLVAREVERIDSGYRSMMSVQSSLVIYPIYAYGSEEQRQKYLPKLASGEWIGCFGLTEPDAGSDPAGMKTTAKKTDNGYVLNGSKMWISNAPIADVFVVWAKSEAHGGKIRGFVLEKGMPGLSAPKIENKLSLRASITGEIVMEGVEVGEDALLPDVQGLKGPFGCLNRARYGISWGAMGAAEFCWHAARQYGLDRKQFGKPLAQTQLFQKKLADMQTEITLGLQASLQVGRLMDAAQAAPEMISIVKRNNCGKALEIARAARDMHGGNGISGEFQVMRHMVNLETVNTYEGTHDVHALILGRAQTGLQAFF, encoded by the coding sequence ATGAACATCGAGACGAAGATCCTCAAAGCCAAGGACGCCCCGGACCTCGGGTCCTTTGACTGGGCCGACCCGCTGCGCCTGGCGGACCAGCTGCAAGAAGACGAGCGGATGATCCAGGCCTCCGCCCACGCCTACGCCCAGGAAAAGCTGGCCCCCCGCGTAATCAGCGCCTTCGCAGACGAGACGACCGACCCGGATATCTTCCGCGAGATGGGCGATATGGGCCTTCTGGGCGTGACCCTTCCCGAGGAGTATGGCGGGCTCGGTGGCTCCTACGTCTCCTATGGCCTCGTCGCGCGCGAGGTCGAGCGGATCGACAGCGGCTACCGGTCGATGATGTCGGTGCAATCCTCGCTCGTGATCTACCCCATCTACGCTTACGGCTCCGAAGAGCAGCGGCAGAAATACCTGCCCAAGCTGGCGTCGGGTGAATGGATCGGCTGCTTTGGCCTGACCGAACCCGACGCGGGCTCCGACCCCGCCGGCATGAAGACGACGGCGAAAAAGACGGACAATGGCTATGTGCTCAACGGGTCCAAGATGTGGATTTCCAACGCGCCCATCGCCGATGTCTTTGTGGTCTGGGCCAAGTCGGAGGCCCATGGCGGCAAGATCCGCGGCTTCGTCCTTGAAAAAGGGATGCCGGGCCTGTCCGCGCCCAAGATCGAGAACAAGCTGTCCCTGCGCGCCTCGATCACGGGCGAGATCGTGATGGAAGGCGTCGAAGTTGGGGAAGACGCCCTGCTGCCCGACGTGCAGGGGCTCAAGGGACCGTTCGGTTGCCTGAACCGCGCGCGCTACGGCATCTCGTGGGGTGCGATGGGTGCGGCTGAGTTCTGTTGGCATGCTGCCCGCCAATATGGCCTCGACCGCAAGCAGTTTGGCAAGCCTTTGGCCCAGACCCAGCTGTTCCAGAAGAAACTCGCGGATATGCAAACCGAGATCACGCTGGGCCTGCAAGCGTCCTTGCAAGTCGGCCGCCTGATGGACGCCGCACAAGCCGCGCCCGAGATGATTTCCATCGTCAAGCGCAACAATTGCGGCAAGGCGCTGGAGATTGCCCGCGCAGCCCGCGACATGCATGGCGGAAACGGGATTTCCGGCGAGTTTCAGGTGATGCGCCACATGGTGAACCTTGAGACGGTGAACACCTATGAAGGCACCCATGACGTGCACGCCCTCATCCTCGGGCGCGCGCAGACCGGGCTGCAGGCGTTTTTCTGA
- a CDS encoding ester cyclase, which yields MTSDIPALRAALHALWADDDAAARQAFQTCFAADCAFYFSHPANVPGDAWADVYRPLRAALPHARRRDEIFITGANRRAVGGQWIAAFTHYVGTFTAPLWGIAPSNRLAFLRSGEFYRVEGAQIVEARIILDLPDLMRQAGRDPFGGLLGTEMLFPGPATHDGILPPGDGTASLDLIEAMLGDLHVYDPKTGTSKGQTGEGGYWADDMLWYGPGGIGSNHRWDGFVKDHRAPFLAAFPDRKGGNHYARIGQGNYAAISGWPSMTMTHRGPYLGVEPTGKDLTLRVMDFYRCDGGQIAENWVMLDYMDLFQQMGVDLIARSNGPAHPVSSD from the coding sequence ATGACCTCCGACATTCCCGCGCTCAGGGCGGCGTTGCATGCGCTTTGGGCAGATGACGATGCTGCAGCGCGGCAGGCGTTTCAGACCTGTTTCGCAGCCGATTGCGCCTTTTATTTCTCGCATCCCGCGAACGTTCCCGGTGACGCCTGGGCTGATGTGTACCGCCCCTTGCGCGCTGCACTGCCGCATGCGCGGCGGCGCGATGAAATTTTCATCACGGGCGCCAACAGGCGCGCGGTCGGCGGGCAGTGGATCGCGGCCTTCACCCATTATGTCGGGACATTTACGGCCCCCCTGTGGGGCATCGCGCCGTCGAATCGCCTCGCCTTTCTGCGCTCGGGCGAGTTTTACCGGGTCGAAGGCGCGCAAATCGTCGAAGCGCGGATCATCCTGGATCTGCCAGACCTGATGCGTCAGGCGGGGCGCGATCCGTTTGGCGGGCTTTTGGGGACGGAGATGCTGTTTCCCGGCCCCGCAACCCATGACGGCATCCTGCCGCCAGGTGACGGCACGGCCAGCCTGGACCTGATCGAAGCGATGCTGGGCGATCTGCATGTCTACGACCCGAAAACGGGCACGTCAAAGGGGCAGACCGGAGAGGGTGGATATTGGGCCGATGACATGCTGTGGTACGGCCCCGGCGGGATCGGATCGAACCACCGCTGGGACGGCTTTGTCAAAGACCACCGCGCACCGTTTCTGGCCGCCTTTCCAGACCGCAAGGGGGGCAATCACTATGCAAGGATCGGGCAAGGCAACTATGCCGCGATCTCGGGCTGGCCGTCGATGACGATGACGCATCGCGGCCCGTATCTGGGCGTGGAGCCCACGGGCAAGGATCTGACGCTGCGGGTGATGGACTTCTATCGCTGCGACGGCGGCCAGATCGCCGAAAACTGGGTCATGCTCGACTACATGGACCTGTTTCAGCAGATGGGTGTGGACCTGATCGCGCGATCAAATGGCCCCGCGCACCCAGTTTCTTCTGACTGA
- a CDS encoding ABC transporter ATP-binding protein, translating into MAEIQLRNINKRWGTFVGVDNFDLTIGNEEFLVLLGPSGCGKTTTMRMIAGLEDATEGDIMIDGKRVNDLDPKDRDVAMVFQSYGLYPHLNVYENIRFPLKVRKVDPATHDERVRRASAMVELDDFLHRKPAELSGGQRQRVALARAIVREPNVFLMDEPLSNLDAKLRVSTRAQIKNLSHELKVTTVYVTHDQIEAMTLADRVVVMKQGKVQQVGTPTEIYDRPANTFVASFIGSPAMNLMEGTMSGGTFTGDNVSISGLSAPDGAATVGFRAEDATLAETDGQITAPIYTIELLGDATMLTVRAGGQLVSVKAHKEFRAEIGDMVSFAVPAGICHAFDSSSGERLA; encoded by the coding sequence ATGGCAGAGATACAGCTGCGCAACATCAACAAACGGTGGGGCACGTTCGTGGGCGTCGACAATTTCGACCTGACCATCGGGAACGAGGAATTTCTGGTGCTGCTTGGCCCCTCGGGCTGTGGCAAGACGACGACGATGCGCATGATCGCGGGGCTCGAGGACGCGACCGAGGGCGACATCATGATCGACGGCAAGCGCGTCAACGATCTGGACCCCAAGGACCGCGATGTGGCGATGGTGTTCCAGTCCTACGGTCTCTACCCGCACCTGAACGTCTACGAAAACATCCGCTTCCCGCTGAAGGTGCGCAAGGTCGATCCGGCCACCCATGACGAGCGGGTGCGCCGCGCCTCTGCCATGGTCGAACTCGACGACTTCCTGCATCGCAAACCGGCTGAACTCTCTGGTGGCCAGCGACAGCGCGTGGCCCTTGCCCGCGCCATCGTACGCGAGCCCAACGTGTTTCTGATGGACGAGCCGCTGTCGAACCTCGACGCCAAGCTGCGCGTGTCGACGCGCGCCCAGATCAAGAACCTGAGCCACGAATTGAAGGTCACGACCGTCTACGTGACCCACGACCAGATCGAGGCGATGACGCTCGCCGACCGGGTGGTCGTGATGAAACAGGGCAAGGTCCAGCAGGTGGGCACGCCCACGGAGATCTACGACCGGCCCGCCAACACCTTTGTCGCCAGCTTCATCGGCTCGCCTGCGATGAACCTGATGGAGGGGACGATGTCCGGCGGCACCTTCACCGGCGACAACGTATCGATCAGCGGCCTCAGCGCGCCGGACGGTGCCGCGACCGTCGGCTTCCGGGCCGAAGACGCGACACTGGCCGAAACAGACGGCCAGATCACGGCGCCCATCTACACGATCGAACTTTTGGGCGATGCCACCATGCTCACAGTCCGGGCAGGTGGTCAGCTGGTGTCCGTCAAGGCGCACAAGGAATTCCGGGCCGAGATCGGCGACATGGTGTCCTTTGCAGTGCCTGCAGGCATCTGCCACGCATTCGATTCCTCTTCCGGCGAACGTCTCGCCTGA
- a CDS encoding ABC transporter substrate-binding protein has protein sequence MYLKKLALAGAVSLLGSTAFAACSYENEVPLKSLTAGFEAWKAVTDAMAECGNFQAELDQEFRTKQPAAFEANPSLYQIGGVSNGTITPLLNAGTIRPLDDLVEKYGENLSPNQLIRVDGKIMAIAMMVNTQHLMYRADILADLGIETPSTWDEVFAAAEKIEEAGVVDHAIGATMKSGWNLAQEFVNMYPGFGGSFFNADNTTAVNSEAGMKALDTMKRTLEFTDPEVLVSDSTYVQQQFQQGKIAMANLWASRAGAMNDENESQVVGKVSMAAAPMAMEGGAPATTLWWDGIVIAANITDEEADAAFRLAMEGLDAETVQGANEAAIWLVPGYEPGPLAAGAVATATANPAPPAYPSTTQMGLLHTALGNELPAFLTGERGAEATLVAIEEAYTTSAKEAGVLE, from the coding sequence ATGTATCTTAAGAAACTGGCACTTGCGGGCGCTGTCTCGCTGCTGGGCAGCACGGCCTTTGCCGCGTGTTCCTACGAAAACGAGGTGCCGTTGAAGTCGCTGACAGCGGGCTTCGAAGCATGGAAAGCCGTCACCGACGCCATGGCCGAATGCGGCAATTTCCAGGCCGAGCTGGACCAGGAGTTCCGCACCAAGCAGCCCGCCGCGTTCGAGGCGAACCCGTCGCTCTATCAGATCGGTGGCGTGTCGAACGGCACCATCACCCCCCTCTTGAACGCGGGCACCATTCGCCCGCTGGATGACCTGGTCGAAAAGTATGGCGAGAACCTGTCGCCCAACCAACTGATCCGGGTGGACGGCAAGATCATGGCCATCGCCATGATGGTGAACACCCAGCACCTGATGTACCGCGCCGACATCCTCGCCGATCTGGGGATCGAAACGCCGTCGACATGGGACGAAGTCTTTGCCGCGGCAGAAAAGATCGAGGAAGCAGGCGTCGTTGACCACGCCATCGGCGCGACCATGAAATCCGGTTGGAACCTCGCCCAGGAATTCGTGAACATGTACCCTGGTTTTGGCGGGTCGTTCTTTAACGCCGACAACACCACCGCGGTGAATTCCGAGGCGGGGATGAAGGCGCTTGATACCATGAAGCGCACGCTTGAGTTCACCGACCCGGAGGTTCTGGTCAGCGACTCGACCTACGTGCAACAGCAGTTCCAGCAGGGCAAGATTGCCATGGCGAACCTGTGGGCCAGCCGCGCCGGTGCGATGAATGACGAGAACGAAAGCCAGGTGGTCGGCAAGGTGTCGATGGCCGCAGCGCCGATGGCGATGGAAGGCGGGGCACCCGCAACCACGCTCTGGTGGGACGGCATCGTGATCGCGGCCAACATCACGGATGAGGAAGCGGACGCCGCCTTCCGTCTGGCGATGGAAGGGCTGGATGCCGAGACGGTGCAGGGCGCGAATGAGGCCGCCATCTGGCTGGTGCCGGGCTATGAGCCCGGCCCGCTGGCCGCAGGTGCCGTTGCGACGGCCACGGCGAACCCGGCACCGCCCGCGTATCCGTCGACCACGCAGATGGGTCTGCTGCACACGGCGCTGGGCAACGAACTGCCCGCCTTCCTGACCGGTGAGCGCGGGGCAGAAGCCACGCTCGTCGCCATCGAAGAAGCCTACACCACGTCGGCCAAAGAGGCCGGTGTGCTCGAATAA